A single region of the Streptomyces sp. NBC_00425 genome encodes:
- a CDS encoding alpha/beta hydrolase — protein sequence MATEVLVKTGLRYGASGKLLDVYQPAGASGPVPAVLLWHGRGPDERDVLAPVARAAAELGVLVLVPDWRPDAPDGGRTHLRESAVFVRQNVADFGGDPERIVLAGWSLGGKAAVGVALNPAAFGDWRPQAIVGIAGSYASAAPTAGTAPIDELRRGGSLLPPLPVWLVHGTADSVVDVERSRELCSALMDQGWPASLYEVATDHAGVIMTEFVPQYHRCLPSTAAHAVEGGSRTADVLARAAGITTQHSSRRS from the coding sequence GTGGCCACAGAGGTTCTCGTCAAGACGGGGCTCAGGTACGGGGCCAGTGGCAAGCTCCTGGACGTCTATCAGCCTGCAGGCGCGTCGGGTCCTGTGCCCGCAGTGCTGCTCTGGCACGGCCGGGGCCCGGACGAACGGGACGTGCTCGCGCCGGTGGCCCGCGCTGCGGCAGAGTTGGGCGTCCTCGTCCTGGTGCCGGACTGGCGTCCCGACGCGCCGGACGGCGGGCGAACGCACCTGAGGGAGTCGGCTGTCTTCGTGCGGCAGAACGTGGCCGACTTCGGCGGGGACCCCGAACGGATCGTGCTCGCCGGTTGGTCGCTGGGCGGCAAGGCCGCGGTAGGCGTCGCCCTGAATCCCGCAGCATTTGGCGACTGGAGGCCGCAAGCGATCGTGGGAATCGCGGGTTCGTACGCATCGGCGGCACCGACCGCCGGCACCGCTCCGATCGACGAGCTCCGCCGGGGCGGCAGCCTGTTGCCACCTCTACCGGTGTGGCTGGTGCATGGCACCGCCGATTCGGTGGTGGACGTAGAGCGTTCACGCGAGCTGTGCTCGGCTCTCATGGACCAGGGTTGGCCGGCGTCGCTCTACGAGGTCGCAACCGATCACGCCGGCGTCATCATGACCGAGTTCGTCCCCCAGTACCATCGCTGCCTGCCCAGCACCGCCGCCCACGCCGTCGAGGGGGGATCGCGGACCGCCGACGTACTGGCCCGCGCCGCTGGAATCACCACCCAGCACTCCAGCCGTCGATCGTGA
- a CDS encoding nSTAND1 domain-containing NTPase yields the protein MGFPVGVQACLVHLLLRLRSHRVGLGGARQEAGDGFATNLLPAVARIHRPDGTVAGTGFLVAERTLVTCAHVVEAAGGGPGSEIRLAFPHLDGQLMTGDVPADLWRAANSEDVAFVRLPATPPGARPLPLGSAEGCRGHRVRSFGFPAQAPPEGHYGYGTGGDILPGADGRCTHLQLTDANDLTTGFSGGPVLDDVTGLVLGMLTEITAPDAFERGQEIAYATPTQVLREVLPELTEQQVCPYRGLEPFTAEHARWFQGRQDAVRQVLTNLARQRRLTLLLGPSGSGKSSLIQAGVLRALAEGLLPGSDRWLPVLARPRQDMLTEIERAGLPGAGDEGITAAVNRRLAAEPSYQRVLLVIDQFEELLVQRSDGRLREFLAVIDEVISAADAYTKITVILIMRDDFYPQLAALAPKLLEAAMPGLLNVPGTLSRQDLHDIIALPAHDVGLHFQPGLPEQIIMDVLETTPGASLTREAPVTVLPLLEMTLSQLWERRKDGYLTHAAYQRIGAVSGSVTTWCESALGELSREQQVIARRALTSLVHPADPSHNITAVRTQVPLDELRALAADPTDGESASVDAVIASLARHRIITTQTLHGPRDPDDSPGEPVAELIHEALIRDWGALREWVNQDHRFQEWLSHTHERQARWAAGGKDPGDLLGGTALGEGLEWSRRRHLPSDVSEFLNASRQRQRAAIRRGRRLSAVLGGLLVLALLAAGGAVWQWRSVNEARRAAVSRQLAAQSNEVSGTNADLASLLAVQAYRSSHTAEAVEDLRTTAALLPMHRRLSGHAGDVYRVAFSPDGRTLASASADKTVRLWDVATGKRGPVLRGPTDVVWSVAFSPDGRTVAGASADRTVRLWDTRTGKPGRVLRGHTAQVNAVAFSPDGRTIATASDDKTARLWNAGTGKPGQVLKKHTDAVIALAFSRNGRTLATVGWDYVTQLWDMPSAKPRIALSGYVEQVVGVAFSPDNRTLATVGLERPVRLWDVATGTPRDSLNGATDLVFAVAYSPNGRILATAGRDKVVRLWDTHIRRSRKILAGHTDAVTAVAYSPDGRTIASTSADKTARLWDAATGRSRTILKGHTDKVAAVAFGPDGRTIATAGADKTARLWDAATGRSRTILKGHTDEVAAVAFSPDGRTVVTAGADKTARLWDARTGAFRMSLDRHTDTVYGVAFSPDGRTIATASADKTARLWDAKTGKPRLVLKGHIDEVNAVAFSPDGDTVATASDDKTAWLWDADKGTPRAILKGHSAEVYGVAFSPDGHLVATASVDFTARVWDAHTGRTRTPLSGHAATVNSVAFSHDSHTLATADDDKTVRLWDAVALAEPSEAIQRICRVVHRDLTPQERAAYLPDESVSPVCPSR from the coding sequence GTGGGCTTCCCAGTAGGCGTCCAGGCGTGCCTGGTCCACCTCCTGCTGCGCCTTCGCTCTCACCGCGTCGGCCTCGGCGGCGCGAGGCAGGAGGCCGGCGACGGCTTCGCCACAAACCTGCTGCCCGCCGTCGCCCGCATCCACCGACCGGACGGGACGGTCGCCGGCACTGGGTTCCTGGTCGCCGAACGGACCCTGGTCACCTGCGCGCACGTCGTCGAGGCGGCCGGCGGCGGCCCCGGCAGCGAGATCCGGCTGGCCTTCCCCCACCTTGACGGCCAGCTGATGACCGGAGACGTTCCGGCCGACCTGTGGCGGGCCGCCAACTCCGAGGACGTGGCCTTCGTCCGCCTGCCCGCCACGCCGCCAGGGGCACGGCCGCTGCCGCTGGGCTCCGCGGAGGGCTGCCGGGGCCACCGCGTGCGCTCCTTCGGATTCCCCGCCCAGGCACCGCCCGAGGGCCACTACGGCTACGGCACCGGCGGCGACATCCTGCCCGGCGCAGACGGCCGCTGCACCCACCTCCAGCTCACCGACGCCAACGACCTCACCACCGGCTTCAGCGGCGGACCCGTCCTCGACGACGTCACCGGCCTGGTCCTCGGCATGCTCACCGAGATCACCGCACCCGACGCCTTCGAACGCGGCCAGGAGATCGCCTACGCCACTCCGACACAGGTCCTCCGCGAGGTCCTCCCCGAACTGACGGAACAGCAGGTGTGCCCATATCGGGGCCTGGAACCGTTCACCGCGGAACATGCCCGGTGGTTCCAGGGCCGTCAGGACGCCGTGCGACAGGTTCTGACCAACCTCGCCCGGCAGCGCCGGCTCACCCTGCTGCTGGGGCCGTCGGGATCGGGCAAGTCGTCCCTCATCCAAGCGGGCGTACTGCGCGCCCTGGCCGAGGGCCTGCTGCCCGGCAGCGACCGCTGGCTGCCCGTCCTCGCCCGCCCCCGCCAGGACATGCTCACCGAGATCGAACGCGCCGGACTGCCCGGCGCGGGCGACGAGGGCATCACCGCGGCGGTCAACCGCCGACTCGCCGCAGAACCTTCCTACCAGCGCGTCCTGCTGGTCATCGACCAGTTCGAAGAACTCCTCGTCCAGAGGTCCGACGGCAGGCTGCGGGAGTTCCTGGCCGTCATCGACGAGGTCATCTCCGCCGCCGACGCCTACACCAAGATCACCGTCATCCTGATCATGCGGGACGACTTCTACCCCCAACTCGCTGCGCTCGCACCCAAGTTGCTCGAGGCGGCCATGCCGGGCCTGCTCAACGTGCCCGGCACGCTGAGCAGGCAGGACCTGCACGACATCATCGCGCTGCCCGCCCACGACGTCGGGCTGCACTTCCAGCCGGGACTGCCCGAACAGATCATCATGGACGTCCTGGAGACCACCCCCGGGGCCTCCCTCACCCGCGAGGCCCCGGTCACGGTGCTCCCGCTGCTGGAGATGACGCTCAGTCAGCTGTGGGAGCGACGCAAGGACGGCTATCTCACCCACGCGGCCTACCAGCGCATCGGCGCCGTCAGCGGCAGTGTGACCACGTGGTGCGAGAGCGCGCTGGGCGAGCTGTCCCGCGAGCAACAGGTCATCGCACGGCGCGCCCTGACGTCCCTCGTCCATCCCGCCGACCCCAGCCACAACATCACGGCCGTCCGCACCCAGGTTCCGCTTGACGAGCTGCGCGCCCTGGCCGCCGACCCCACCGACGGCGAGTCGGCCTCCGTCGACGCGGTCATCGCCTCCCTCGCCCGTCATCGCATCATCACCACCCAGACCCTGCACGGTCCGCGCGATCCTGACGACTCTCCCGGCGAGCCAGTGGCCGAACTGATCCACGAGGCGCTCATCCGCGACTGGGGCGCTCTGCGGGAATGGGTCAACCAGGACCACCGCTTCCAAGAGTGGCTCAGCCACACCCACGAACGGCAGGCCCGCTGGGCGGCCGGGGGCAAGGACCCCGGCGATCTCCTCGGCGGAACGGCCCTCGGGGAGGGCCTGGAATGGTCCCGCCGACGCCATCTCCCCTCCGATGTCTCGGAGTTCCTGAACGCCAGCCGGCAACGGCAGCGGGCCGCGATCCGTCGCGGCAGGAGGCTGAGCGCCGTGCTCGGGGGGTTGCTGGTGCTGGCGTTGTTGGCGGCGGGGGGTGCGGTGTGGCAGTGGCGGTCGGTGAACGAGGCGCGGCGTGCGGCCGTGTCACGGCAGCTGGCGGCACAGTCGAATGAGGTCAGCGGGACGAACGCGGACCTCGCGTCGTTGCTGGCGGTGCAGGCCTATCGCAGCAGCCATACGGCCGAGGCCGTGGAGGACCTGCGGACCACGGCTGCGCTCCTGCCGATGCACCGGCGGCTGTCGGGGCACGCCGGTGACGTGTACCGGGTCGCGTTCAGCCCGGACGGCCGCACCCTTGCCAGCGCCAGCGCCGACAAGACCGTACGGCTGTGGGACGTGGCCACAGGCAAACGCGGCCCAGTTCTCCGGGGGCCCACCGACGTGGTGTGGTCCGTGGCGTTCAGCCCCGACGGCCGCACCGTCGCCGGCGCGAGTGCCGACAGGACCGTACGGCTGTGGGACACCCGCACCGGCAAACCAGGCCGCGTCCTGCGAGGGCACACCGCCCAGGTGAACGCGGTGGCCTTCAGCCCCGACGGGCGCACGATCGCCACGGCGAGCGACGACAAGACGGCACGGCTGTGGAACGCGGGTACCGGCAAACCCGGCCAGGTCCTCAAGAAGCACACCGATGCCGTGATCGCGCTGGCCTTCAGCCGCAACGGTCGCACACTGGCCACCGTCGGGTGGGACTACGTCACCCAGTTGTGGGACATGCCCAGCGCAAAACCCCGCATCGCCCTCAGCGGATATGTCGAACAGGTGGTCGGGGTGGCTTTCAGCCCCGACAACCGCACCCTGGCCACGGTCGGCCTGGAACGCCCGGTGCGACTGTGGGACGTAGCCACCGGGACGCCCCGGGATTCCCTCAACGGCGCCACCGACCTCGTCTTCGCGGTGGCGTACAGCCCCAATGGCCGCATCCTCGCCACCGCCGGACGTGACAAGGTCGTACGCCTATGGGACACGCACATCCGCCGGTCGCGGAAAATTCTCGCCGGGCATACGGATGCGGTGACCGCGGTTGCCTACAGCCCTGACGGCCGCACCATCGCCAGCACGAGCGCCGACAAGACCGCCCGCCTGTGGGACGCCGCCACGGGCAGGTCCCGCACCATCCTCAAGGGACACACCGACAAGGTGGCCGCGGTGGCGTTCGGCCCCGACGGCCGCACCATCGCCACCGCCGGCGCCGACAAGACCGCCCGCCTGTGGGACGCCGCCACGGGCAGGTCCCGCACCATCCTCAAGGGACACACCGACGAGGTGGCCGCGGTGGCGTTCAGCCCCGACGGCCGCACCGTCGTCACCGCCGGCGCGGACAAGACCGCCCGCCTGTGGGACGCCAGGACCGGCGCTTTCCGCATGTCCCTCGACAGACACACCGACACTGTGTACGGGGTGGCGTTCAGCCCCGACGGCCGCACCATCGCCACCGCCAGCGCCGACAAGACCGCCCGCCTGTGGGACGCGAAGACCGGCAAGCCGCGCTTGGTCCTCAAAGGGCACATCGACGAGGTGAACGCGGTGGCCTTCAGCCCGGACGGCGATACGGTCGCCACTGCGAGCGACGACAAGACGGCGTGGCTGTGGGACGCGGACAAGGGCACACCGCGCGCCATCCTCAAAGGACACAGCGCCGAGGTCTACGGAGTCGCCTTCAGTCCCGACGGCCACCTCGTCGCCACCGCGAGCGTCGATTTCACCGCCCGTGTGTGGGACGCGCATACCGGGAGGACCCGTACGCCACTCAGCGGGCATGCCGCCACGGTGAACTCGGTGGCTTTCAGCCACGACAGCCATACCCTCGCCACCGCCGACGACGACAAGACGGTCCGCCTGTGGGACGCCGTCGCCCTCGCCGAACCCTCCGAAGCCATCCAGCGGATCTGCCGAGTCGTCCACCGCGACCTCACCCCACAGGAACGCGCCGCCTACCTTCCCGACGAGTCGGTCTCACCGGTGTGCCCGTCC
- a CDS encoding SMI1/KNR4 family protein, with the protein MIDRAGLAGLIRLIPPPAEAGVLVDWEAVQRAWGLVFPSDFKEFLAHYGDGLPNLDLGVLVPAIVTPETCDEPGAPKGGMGFITADTRATWVDTEPTGVDAAAEDLVTWGADGSADLYCWLTHGNPEDWPVVLFSHGDDTWTRFDCGMTEFLRRALSADSRAEGMKDSALWGAGLRRL; encoded by the coding sequence ATGATTGACCGCGCTGGGCTCGCGGGTCTGATCCGCTTGATACCTCCGCCAGCCGAAGCGGGGGTGTTGGTTGACTGGGAGGCCGTGCAAAGGGCTTGGGGGCTCGTGTTCCCCTCAGACTTCAAGGAGTTCCTCGCGCACTACGGTGATGGCCTGCCGAACCTGGATCTGGGCGTGCTGGTTCCTGCCATCGTGACTCCTGAGACCTGTGATGAACCGGGCGCCCCGAAGGGCGGCATGGGGTTCATCACCGCGGACACGCGAGCTACGTGGGTGGACACCGAACCTACGGGCGTCGATGCAGCAGCCGAGGATCTGGTGACCTGGGGAGCGGATGGCAGTGCTGACCTGTACTGCTGGCTCACCCACGGCAATCCTGAGGACTGGCCGGTGGTGCTCTTCAGCCACGGCGATGACACCTGGACGCGCTTTGACTGCGGCATGACGGAGTTTCTGCGCAGGGCATTGAGCGCAGACAGCCGGGCCGAGGGCATGAAGGATTCGGCTCTGTGGGGCGCGGGCTTGCGCAGGCTCTGA
- a CDS encoding endonuclease/exonuclease/phosphatase family protein, with translation MPPNLGAGLRIATWNLRAFSGLTKAWTSPEGASPKRNFTDVHLIAAVMRRFDVVAVEEVRGNLRALRHLMKVLGEDWAFILTDVSEGKAGNDERLAFLFDTRRVKPSGLACELVVPLEKDAGVTEGGLDRQFARTPYAVSFLSRGQTFTLVTLHVLYGEDAAERVPELQAIADWLAGWAEREFGWDHNLIALGDFNIDVPTTRCSRRSPPPAWSPPRSWRDFRAPSSTTPERSTSTTRSPGSPKGRNAGRS, from the coding sequence GTGCCACCCAACCTGGGGGCGGGTCTGCGGATCGCGACCTGGAACCTACGAGCCTTCTCCGGCCTGACCAAGGCCTGGACGAGCCCTGAGGGCGCCTCGCCGAAGCGGAACTTCACCGATGTGCACCTGATCGCCGCGGTGATGCGCCGGTTCGACGTGGTCGCGGTGGAGGAGGTGCGCGGGAACCTGCGGGCCCTGCGGCACCTGATGAAGGTGCTGGGGGAGGACTGGGCATTCATCCTCACCGACGTGAGCGAGGGCAAGGCCGGCAACGACGAACGGCTGGCGTTCTTGTTCGACACCCGGCGGGTCAAACCGTCCGGGCTGGCCTGCGAGCTGGTGGTGCCCCTCGAGAAGGACGCGGGCGTCACGGAGGGCGGACTGGACCGCCAGTTCGCCCGCACCCCCTACGCGGTCAGCTTCCTCTCACGCGGCCAGACGTTCACCCTGGTCACCCTCCACGTCCTCTACGGCGAGGACGCTGCGGAGCGGGTCCCGGAACTGCAGGCGATCGCCGACTGGCTGGCCGGCTGGGCGGAGCGCGAGTTCGGCTGGGACCACAACCTCATCGCGCTCGGAGACTTCAACATCGACGTGCCGACGACCCGCTGTTCAAGGCGTTCACCTCCACCGGCCTGGTCCCCGCCCCGCAGCTGGCGGGACTTCCGCGCACCGTCTTCGACGACGCCGGAGCGGAGCACTTCTACGACCAGATCGCCTGGTTCACCAAAGGGCAGAAACGCCGGCCGGTCCTGA
- a CDS encoding WapI family immunity protein has product MLLNDHVSSVDLRPVRYQFASVRGDSYDDNWLVIDGTVTTPEGSWSFADPCLLTSEARQVSEWLRAVAAGTVPVTEPDAGGELSPDTWFIEPVAAFSLADRSEGGASVIRVHLSLEAAPPWQQGADGADIYQYVVEVRMDAAALLHAADEWDLSLASFPSR; this is encoded by the coding sequence GTGCTCCTGAACGATCACGTCAGCAGTGTCGATCTCCGGCCGGTGCGTTATCAGTTCGCCTCTGTCCGGGGCGATTCGTACGACGACAACTGGCTGGTCATCGATGGCACGGTGACGACCCCTGAGGGAAGCTGGTCTTTCGCCGATCCGTGTTTGCTCACAAGTGAGGCCCGCCAGGTGTCTGAGTGGCTGCGCGCGGTGGCCGCGGGGACGGTGCCTGTCACCGAACCTGATGCCGGAGGTGAGCTGTCGCCGGACACGTGGTTCATCGAGCCGGTTGCGGCTTTCAGCCTCGCCGATCGAAGCGAGGGTGGGGCCTCGGTCATTCGCGTTCATCTGTCCTTGGAGGCGGCACCCCCGTGGCAACAGGGGGCCGACGGGGCCGACATCTATCAGTACGTCGTGGAAGTCAGGATGGACGCAGCGGCATTGCTTCACGCGGCTGACGAGTGGGATCTCTCTCTGGCTTCCTTCCCATCCCGCTGA
- a CDS encoding NAD-dependent epimerase/dehydratase family protein, translating into MDHRSDLGALAGATVLVTGGAGLIGSRITARLRALGARPTALCTMNAYPEQVYADLFGVRVGDPGLVVGDVRDAALVRELVAGSDYVIHAAALADVAACTREPLAAIDTNVAGTQNVLDAVAATGRVRRMVFVSSASVYGDGNPEETDSLELLTMRQLLESVHGRIPPQFHEFTHTRPKSVYGNTKAWGEKQTALVLGQAGTSYAIVRYFSVYGEPQTVKRDSHSWVVAWFAARAHLGLPLHLNGCGRQVRDLVHVDDITEGTLRALTSARAHTETVNIGSGVPTSVRTVARLVQAHYPNTPLLETPLPAGDPFGGYAATRRMESVLGWRPRVTITDGVARYVKWLQATPAAAPHWLGREAAAA; encoded by the coding sequence GTGGACCACCGCTCAGACCTCGGCGCCCTGGCCGGTGCCACCGTCCTGGTGACCGGCGGCGCCGGACTCATCGGCTCCCGCATCACCGCCCGGCTGCGGGCGCTCGGTGCCCGCCCGACGGCCCTGTGCACCATGAATGCCTACCCGGAGCAGGTGTACGCCGACCTGTTCGGCGTTCGCGTCGGGGACCCGGGCTTGGTCGTGGGGGATGTCCGGGACGCCGCGCTCGTGCGCGAGCTGGTCGCGGGCTCGGACTACGTGATTCACGCCGCCGCCCTGGCGGATGTCGCCGCCTGCACCCGCGAACCGCTGGCTGCCATCGACACCAACGTCGCCGGCACCCAGAACGTCCTGGACGCCGTCGCTGCGACCGGCCGCGTCCGCCGGATGGTGTTCGTCTCCTCAGCCAGCGTTTACGGCGACGGCAACCCTGAAGAGACCGACAGCCTTGAACTGCTGACCATGCGCCAGCTGTTGGAGTCCGTCCACGGCCGTATCCCGCCCCAGTTCCACGAGTTCACGCATACGCGCCCGAAGTCCGTCTACGGCAACACGAAAGCGTGGGGCGAGAAACAGACCGCACTCGTCCTCGGCCAGGCCGGCACGTCGTACGCGATCGTCCGGTACTTCTCCGTCTACGGCGAACCGCAGACCGTCAAGCGCGACTCCCACTCCTGGGTCGTCGCCTGGTTCGCCGCGCGGGCCCACCTCGGGCTCCCGCTCCACCTGAACGGCTGCGGCCGACAGGTCCGCGACCTGGTGCACGTGGACGACATCACCGAAGGGACGTTGAGGGCCCTGACCAGCGCGCGCGCTCACACCGAGACCGTGAACATCGGCAGCGGTGTCCCTACCAGCGTCAGGACGGTGGCCCGACTGGTCCAAGCCCACTATCCGAACACGCCATTGCTGGAGACGCCCCTCCCCGCCGGCGATCCCTTCGGCGGATACGCCGCCACCCGCCGGATGGAGAGCGTCTTGGGCTGGAGGCCGAGGGTCACCATCACCGACGGTGTGGCCCGATACGTGAAGTGGCTCCAGGCCACCCCGGCCGCTGCCCCGCACTGGCTGGGGCGGGAGGCCGCCGCGGCTTAG
- a CDS encoding IS5 family transposase (programmed frameshift), with translation MVERLVPDELWELFQRVVPEAPSRPQGGGRRRHGDREVLAAIVFVATSGCTWQQLPTASFGPSGATAHRRFTEWTKARVWAKLHRLVLDELGSRGELDWSRCAIDSVNMRAPKKGELTGPNPVDRGKYGSKIHLITERTGLPLSIGISGANLHDSQALIPLVKGIPPIRSRRGPRRRRPHKLHADKGYDSNHLRRWLAGRGIRHRIARKGIETSQRLGRHRWTIERTMAWLAGCRRLHRRYERKADHFLAFTSIACTLICYRRLDR, from the exons ATCGTTGAACGGCTGGTGCCGGACGAGTTGTGGGAGCTGTTTCAGCGGGTGGTGCCGGAAGCGCCATCGCGGCCTCAGGGTGGTGGCCGGCGTCGGCACGGCGACCGCGAAGTCCTGGCCGCAATCGTCTTCGTGGCGACCTCTGGCTGCACGTGGCAGCAGTTGCCGACCGCCTCGTTCGGGCCGTCCGGCGCGACGGCTCACCGCCGCTTCACCGAGTGGACCAAGGCCCGAGTGTGGGCCAAACTCCACCGCCTGGTCCTCGACGAGCTTGGATCCCGCGGCGAGTTGGACTGGTCCCGCTGCGCGATCGACTCGGTGAATATGCGGGCCC CTAAAAAGGGGGAGCTGACAGGCCCGAATCCTGTGGACCGGGGCAAGTACGGGTCAAAGATCCACTTGATCACGGAGCGGACCGGCCTGCCCCTGTCCATCGGGATCTCGGGCGCCAACCTGCACGACAGCCAGGCGCTGATCCCGCTGGTGAAGGGCATTCCTCCGATCCGCTCGCGGCGAGGACCCAGGCGACGACGGCCCCACAAACTCCACGCCGACAAGGGCTACGACTCTAACCACCTGCGGCGATGGTTAGCCGGCCGAGGCATCCGGCACCGCATCGCCCGCAAGGGCATCGAGACCTCGCAACGGCTCGGCCGTCACCGCTGGACCATCGAACGCACCATGGCCTGGCTCGCCGGATGCCGACGCCTGCACCGCCGCTACGAACGCAAGGCCGACCACTTCCTGGCTTTCACCAGCATCGCCTGCACTCTGATCTGCTATCGCAGGCTCGACAGATGA
- a CDS encoding IS5 family transposase, translating to MQPSRPYPSDLSDARWELIRPTLEAWRQARNGIRKPTHDLRALINAILYVDRTGIPWRYLPHDFPPHQTVYGYFARWETDGIFDQLTGLLRGKVRQAEGRTSEPSACLIDSQSIKTSATVPLTSQGIDPAKKIIGRKRHIITDTLGLLLAVAVTAASVHDSAAGTQLLTHVRERHPTITKAWADNGYKTKAVEHAAQIGIDLEIVQRNPGVRGFHVQPRRWVIERTLGWLMHHRRLTRDYETHPHRSTAMIQLAAINLMTRRLTHEATTNWRDS from the coding sequence ATGCAGCCCTCACGGCCCTACCCCAGCGACCTGTCCGACGCCCGCTGGGAACTCATCCGTCCCACCCTCGAAGCCTGGCGCCAGGCCCGCAACGGCATCCGCAAACCCACCCACGACCTGCGCGCCCTGATCAACGCCATCCTCTACGTCGACCGCACCGGCATCCCCTGGCGCTACCTACCCCACGACTTCCCGCCCCACCAAACCGTCTACGGCTACTTCGCCCGATGGGAAACCGACGGCATCTTCGACCAGCTCACCGGCCTCTTACGCGGCAAAGTCCGCCAGGCCGAAGGCCGCACCAGCGAGCCCAGCGCCTGCCTGATCGACAGCCAGAGCATCAAAACCTCCGCCACCGTCCCCCTGACCAGCCAAGGCATCGACCCGGCCAAGAAAATCATCGGGCGCAAGCGCCACATCATCACCGACACACTCGGCCTCCTCCTCGCCGTCGCCGTCACCGCCGCCAGCGTCCACGACTCCGCCGCCGGCACCCAACTCCTGACCCACGTCCGCGAACGCCACCCCACCATCACCAAAGCCTGGGCCGACAACGGCTACAAGACCAAAGCCGTCGAACACGCCGCCCAGATCGGCATCGACCTGGAAATCGTCCAGCGCAACCCCGGCGTCCGCGGCTTCCACGTCCAACCCCGCCGCTGGGTCATCGAACGCACCCTCGGCTGGCTCATGCACCACCGCCGCCTGACCCGCGACTACGAAACCCACCCACACCGATCAACCGCCATGATCCAGCTCGCCGCCATCAACCTCATGACCCGCCGCCTCACCCACGAAGCCACCACCAACTGGCGCGACAGCTAA
- a CDS encoding SMI1/KNR4 family protein, with the protein MIDRAGLAGLIRLIPPPAEAGVLVDWEAVQRAWGLVFPSDFKEFLAHYGDGLPNLDLGVLVPAIVTPETCDEPGAPKGGMGFITADTRATWVDTEPTGVDAAAEDLVTWGADGSADLYCWLTHGNPEDWPVVLFSHGDDTWTRFDCGMTEFLRRALSADSRAEGMKDSALWGAGLRRL; encoded by the coding sequence ATGATTGACCGCGCTGGGCTCGCGGGTCTGATCCGCTTGATACCTCCGCCAGCCGAAGCGGGGGTGTTGGTTGACTGGGAGGCCGTGCAAAGGGCTTGGGGGCTCGTGTTCCCCTCAGACTTCAAGGAGTTCCTCGCGCACTACGGTGATGGCCTGCCGAACCTGGATCTGGGCGTGCTGGTTCCTGCCATCGTGACTCCTGAGACCTGTGATGAACCGGGCGCCCCGAAGGGCGGCATGGGGTTCATCACCGCGGACACGCGAGCTACGTGGGTGGACACCGAACCTACGGGCGTCGATGCAGCCGCCGAGGATCTGGTGACCTGGGGAGCGGATGGCAGTGCTGACCTGTACTGCTGGCTCACCCACGGCAATCCTGAGGACTGGCCGGTGGTGCTCTTCAGCCACGGCGATGACACCTGGACGCGCTTTGACTGCGGCATGACGGAGTTTCTGCGCAGGGCATTGAGCGCAGACAGCCGGGCCGAGGGCATGAAGGATTCGGCTCTGTGGGGCGCGGGCTTGCGCAGGCTCTGA